In Brachyhypopomus gauderio isolate BG-103 chromosome 11, BGAUD_0.2, whole genome shotgun sequence, a single genomic region encodes these proteins:
- the LOC143527628 gene encoding transmembrane emp24 domain-containing protein 6-like, with product MHCTACSFVLLIFLILGQQSEGQEEVRPHADDKGHDPFQGADHYDFAIVLSGTESQCYWHFAQRTSQVYLTYMVQWVSGMMTDRQAAVSILSPKGLLLFYTDDLKGQMSFRAKESGFYQMCFANTRNRFGDMRVFLNFGVFFEESAEIPRESAMEEEILNSTFSNIEVISRKIRLQIQHMWHFYNIARMHRGADLYLLQSKSSYVNTWSALQSLLIVLTGYMQIFFLKRFFHTQSNRSRC from the exons ATGCACTGCACTGCTTGTTCCTTcgtcctcctcatcttcctcatttTGGGACAGCAGAGTGAGGGTCAAGAGGAGGTCAGACCACATGCAGATGACAAAGGACATGACCCGTTTCAGGGGGCAGATCACTATGATTTTGCCATCGTGTTGTCGGGCACAGAGTCACAATGCTACTGGCATTTTGCTCAACGGACCAGTCAGGTATACTTGACCTACATG GTTCAGTGGGTGTCTGGGAtgatgacagacagacaggctgcaGTGTCCATTCTGTCCCCTAAGGGCCTTCTTCTATTCTACACTGATGATCTGAAGGGCCAGATGAGCTTCAGAGCAAAGGAGTCAG gtTTTTATCAGATGTGTTTTGCCAACACACGGAATCGTTTTGGAGATATGCGAGTCTTTCTGAACTTTGGAGTGTTCTTTGAGGAGTCGGCTGAGATCCCGAGGGAGAGTGCGATGGAAGAAGAGATTCTGAACAGCACTTTTTCCAACATTGAG GTCATTTCAAGAAAGATACGACTTCAAATCCAGCACATGTGGCACTTCTATAACATAGCACGCATGCACAGAGGGGCTGACCTCTACCTACTTCAGTCCAAGTCCAGCTACGTGAACACCTGGTCTGCTCTCCAGAGCCTCCTCATCGTCCTGACTGGATACATGCAGATCTTCTTCCTCAAACGGTTCTTCCACACACAGAGCAACCGATCCCGCTGCTGA
- the LOC143527629 gene encoding transmembrane emp24 domain-containing protein 6-like, which yields MSKRDNHVLLFLLTVACGGGGGVKDLRPDASDQELFWGADQYDFAIVLPAAGLDCFWHFAHQGERFYLNFMVQWVTGMANDRHLSVIVNAPSGLIMSSVDDATGEIVFNARETGFYQMCFSNLHNRFGSMQIFLNFGVYYEDSKDLKKEEELKKEEEREHLNSTISTMEESFNRLQVSMFHMWRYYNIERMRRGTDYFLLQSNSSYVSTWSAVQSFVIIMAGYLQLYFLKRLFVTKPTTEQEKPRC from the exons ATGTCGAAGAGGGACAACCatgttctcctcttcctcctgacaGTAGCTTGTGGCGGCGGGGGAGGCGTGAAGGACCTGCGGCCAGATGCATCGGACCAGGAGCTGTTCTGGGGAGCGGACCAGTATGACTTCGCCATTGTGCTGCCTGCCGCAGGCCTTGACTGCTTCTGGCATTTTGCTCACCAGGGCGAGCGCTTCTACCTTAACTTTATG GTTCAGTGGGTCACTGGAATGGCAAATGACAGACACCTGTCGGTCATTGTCAACGCTCCAAGTGGTCTCATCATGAGCTCAGTTGATGATGCCACAGGCGAGATCGTCTTCAATGCTCGAGAGACTG GGTTTTATCAGATGTGCTTTAGCAACCTCCACAATCGCTTTGGCAGTATGCAGATCTTCCTCAACTTTGGGGTCTACTATGAGGATTCCAAAGACCtcaagaaggaagaggaactcaAGAAAGAGGAGGAAAGAGAACACTTGAATAGCACCATCTCCACCATGGAG GAAAGCTTCAACCGGTTGCAGGTCTCCATGTTCCACATGTGGCGTTACTATAATATTGAGCGAATGAGGAGAGGGACCGATTACTTCCTCCTGCAGTCCAACTCCAGCTACGTCAGCACGTGGTCGGCTGTCCAGAGCTTTGTCATCATCATGGCTGGATACCTGCAGCTCTATTTCCTCAAGAGGCTCTTTGTTACCAAGCCCACCACCGAGCAGGAGAAACCCAGATGCTGA
- the nudt7 gene encoding peroxisomal coenzyme A diphosphatase NUDT7, producing the protein MDLKKRVIASLKKHDVGEEFSHIRSFTRASVLIPIFVRDGELYILLTVRSTELKHNAGEVCFPGGKADPQDRDEIDTALREAHEEIGLPPDEVEVVCKFCPVLNQRDLLVTPVVGFISESFQASPNPNEVSEVFCVPLGFFLEDENHSAYLVPNIGRLTHSFIFTDPVTGKVNQVWGLTAFLVILMAILSLEKKPKFNVDFNVDNPTPSFRRYLEQRLSKL; encoded by the exons ATGGACCTTAAGAAGAGAGTAATAGCATCTTTAAAGAAACACGACGTGGGCGAAGAGTTTTCACACATACGCTCCTTCACGAGAGCGTCAGTCCTGATCCCTATTTTCGTGAGAGATGGGGAACTGTATATACTACTGACTGTGCGCTCCACCGAA CTCAAACACAATGCGGGAGAGGTGTGTTTTCCTGGTGGGAAAGCTGACCCACAAGATCGCGATGAAATTGACACTGCCTTGAGGGAGGCACATGAGGAGATTGGTCTTCCTCCTGATGAAGTTGAAGTCGTGTGTAAATTCTGCCCAGTACTGAATCAG AGGGACCTTCTGGTGACTCCAGTGGTGGGTTTCATCAGCGAGTCCTTTCAAGCAAGTCCGAACCCAAATGAAGTGAGCGAGGTGTTCTGTGTTCCTCTGGGTTTTTTTCTGGAGGATGAGAATCACTCAGCCTATCTTGTACCCAACATAGGTCGCTTAACACACAGTTTCATTTTCACTGATCCAGTCACTGGTAAGGTTAATCAGGTATGGGGTCTGACCGCATTTCTGGTCATATTAATGGCTATTCTGTCCCTTGAAAAGAAGCCAAAGTTTAATGTGGATTTCAATGTGGACAACCCAACTCCTAGCTTTCGGCGCTATCTTGAACAAAGACTAAGCAAATTATGA